The DNA region GGGTTACATTGTCTTTACGCGTAGAAATCATTGTGATGTTTTGGCAGTTAAGCCTGACATGAGTTTGGCTTATCTTGTCGAATGTAAAGACTATGCATTGTCGAGTAAACAGCAAGTGTTAGCCGTTAGGGAGCTTAACCGCAATTATACACATGCCTTGGAACTTTTGATACAGCAACGCTTGTGTCCAGAAAAAATTTTGAAAGTTTTAGTTGCTAAAGGATTTGCGTATCAAGCTCGAGGAATATTGCAGTACACACCTGAAACTTTCATACGACATGTTTCTTCCTAGTCCTTAATCTATAGTTTCTTTTCGTAAACTATTGATATTGCATCTGGCATTTTGAACCCAAGCTTCTCTAATGCTGTAGTTACTGGCTTGCAGTTGGGCGTAAACGCGTAAATCTTTTTGACGCCTAACATGTTGCAGTGGTTTTTAAGAAATTTTGCCATATCCAACACTGTGTCGTGGTCGCCGTCTATATAGCATGTTTGTATCGAGTTTTCACGCCATTCTCGGGCTGTGTCGTCGTCGATTAACATTAAACCGTCCACTTTTCCTTCTCTGTTTTTGTGTATGATTGCTTTCTGTTGCGTAATAAAACGTTCAAGGTCTTGCTTTTCCAACGAAAACCACTGATAAACAAGCGTGTATAAACCAGCGGCTCTTCGGTAGATTTCTGAAGTCTGCAAATAAGCCCACATGGCTTCTGCTTCATCTTTTCCAGCCCATTTGGCGCCTTTGCTTTCGGCTTTAGCTATGTTGTCGGTTGTCATTTGAGCGAATTCTGCTATTGGCTGGAACCCAAGTTTTCGTAGTACTGCTTGTGCAGCTATGTTGTCTGTTTCTGTTACGAGTCTCGCCACTTTCACGCCTTTTCGCTTGGCGTATTCTAGGCACTTTTTGGTTATGGCGGTGGCTACACCCATCCGTCTATAGTTTGGGTCTGTTCTTGCGCCTCTAAGCCATACTTCATGTGGCTTGTCAATGCTTAGCTGGGTGATACCAACGGGAATTTCATTTATAGTTGCGACGAACACTCTGCTATTCTTGTCCTTTAACCATCGGTCCCAAACTTTTGGTATGTAATCTCCCCAACTCCATGTTTTTTCGCAAATTTTGAATACCGCTGCACGGTCTGAAGCGCGTGCTCTTCGGACACGAATCTGCGATTTTTCACTCATTCTTTTCATCATTGTATGCGTTAGAAAAAGACCTAATGAAGTTTACCCTCAATTACGCAACATTTTCCACGCAAGGCAAAGTTCAACCTATAAATAAGGGGGGCTAGGCACGAAAAGAGCACACAGAAAAGCATCTTAACACCTTACTACTCAGCATATGCTAGAAACCGCAAATAAGTCGCCATGATTAATCTATAAGGCTGTATAATAAGTCATAAATCGTAATATAGGTTAAATCTTTTAAAGGATATAAGCTATAATCAGAAAGCAGAAACCATAAGAAGGCTGAACAAAAATGGTGAAGAGTGGAGAAGAGGAGAAGATTAAAAAAATTCTAACAAACCCAAAATACGCAGCAATCAAAGCCATGCTCGAAAAAGACCACGCCATCGACTGCATATTCCTACTCTACATGAACCGTGGAAAATGGAAAGAAGCCAAAGAATTCATGCACAACAACGGCTTAACACTCAGCGACGGCACATTCCGCGCCAGAATGATAGAAATTGAAGATTTAGGCTTAGCCAAAGGCGAACGCATCGACCCATTAAAGAAATACTATGTCAAAACAGAGCTTGGCGAAAAAATTGCAAAGTTACTGTTAGAATTTTTTGACAAACTGGAACTTTAAGCCATTAACGCATAACATTCGATTGCTGTTGTACAGTTTTCTAATTGATGATTTTTTAAATGTTAGGCTGACTGTTTCTTTTGGTTTTTTGTAGTTTTGTTTTACAAATGAATAATATGGTGTATTAAGTCGTAAGATTTAAATTCCTTGTCTCCCCTAACATACACGTTAACCCCAAAAGGAGGGATAGAAAGAAAAATGAAAATATTGAAGAGCAAGAAAGCCCTAAGCCCCGTAGTCGCATCAATCATACTCATCGCAGTAACCGTCGCTGTTTCTATCGCCGTAGCCGCATGGATGGGCTCACTCACCACAGGACAAATGGCAACGGAGGGAATAACCTTCACCGGATATACATGGGCATCACCATCAGGCACAACAATCGCAAACATAACAATCAAAGTTAAGAACACCGGAGCCACGGACTTATCAATCGCAGAAGTTAAAGTTGACAGTGACGTAATAGCTATAGCCAACCTTAGGTTTGATGGAGCAGCTGCAACACTTCCGTACTCGCTAACGAAAGGCACTGAAGTCCAGATCACCATTATAAAGGATTTCACAAGAGGAGTACAGTACAACTTCTACGTGACAACATCGAAAGGCCACGAATTCGGTCCTTACACGCTGCCAGCACCATAACTTCCAAACTTTGTTGAGATTGGGGGTAGGGTGTAACAGAAACCTCTCTTAACTTCCTCTATTGTTTCCAATTTGGAGGTGCAAAAACAGAATGGTCGTAAAAATAAAAGAATATGCTTCAGCAGAAGAAATAGCTGACACTCTCGAAAAAGAAATAACTGAAACCAAAAGCACACTAGGAGAATACCTTCGCAGGCTAGACGACATACGAGCTCTGGCTGAAAAATCAAAGAAAATCCGCGAAGTCGTACTAAAACTAGCAGGCAAAAAAGCTGCAACAGAAAGCCTGGGCGAAATCACAATAGGCAACCTAAACATCGTTTTAGATGCCAACCCATTCCATGAACTGACAGTGATAGAAGAAGTCGTGCGCAGCCACCAAGAAAGACTACTAGTCCTGCAAAAAGCCCGCGAAGCACTCAAATGGCTAGACCAGCTGGGAGATACTGAAGGTTTAAAGTATCTCGTAGTGGAAGACGACGGCGTCCCAGAACGCATACTCTTCAAAATATCCTAAAACAAATGGAAGTGAACATGCATGGATGACGAAATCTATTCATTTGCCCTAAAAAACACGCTAGATGAAGTCCGAAACATATGCCCAGAAATAACCAACGCCTTCATGTTTAAAGAAGACGGCGAAATAATAGCAGGAGACGAAGGCACGCCTGAAAAAACCATAGTGCGTGTTGTAGACTCCTTTGACAGCATATTAGAAAAGGCTGAAGCCATTGGCGATGTTGAAGGCATAGTCCTTGAAGGAGATAATGGTAGATTAAATGTTTTCCACATGAACAACCTCTATTTCGTCATGGTTACATCAAGAAAAGCCGACATGACCTACGTTAACACTGTAACAAGGGTCTTAATTCCAACAATTCTAAAGTTACTAGACAAAATCAGCCCTGCCCCCCTCAAAAACAATCCGCCCTTAACTAAAAAAACGCCTATAACTCCAACACTCACGGAACCCGAAGAAACATCAGAGGAGCTTGTTGAAGAAACCGTTCTGGAAGAATCCGAAGAAATTGTAAAACCCGAAATCAAATCGGAACCCTTGCTTCCAGAAGCTCCCGTAAACCAGTTAATTGTTGAGAATTTAGGCGGCTTACTGGTTCCATCCGACACCGTGCGCATCGACAACAAAATACTTTCAGAATGGGAAGAACTCTATGAAAACAAAACAATCGAGGAAGTTGAAATAGAAACCATCGACGGAAAAACAACACGATGCAAAGTCAAACCAATAAAAGATTCAAAATACGAAGGAAAAGGCATCATACAAATGCCCGAAAAAATACAGCTCGCCCTTGAAATAAAGAAAGGAGAGCTTGTAAGGGCTAGACCAATAGTTGAGTAATGGAGGCTAAATGTCATGGTCAAGAAAAAAAGAAGCTTTCAAGAAATCACCGAAGTAGCCGAGCCGGTTGCTGTTGAAGAACCAACATCAGCGCACGGCATACGCGCATGCCTTGAAGAAATCAAATCCTATGATGGAGTTGTAGGCTACATCCTAAGAAACTCTACTTCAGCAGCAATAGACCTTAAAGACCCAACCAAAATCATAGACTACGCCATTCTCTCATCTTCTGCCATCGACGCTGGCAAAGAACTTTCAGAACTTTTCAACCTAGGCGAAGTCAAAAACATAGTCATCGAAGGAAAAGACATCAAAGTGCTTTCCTTAATCATTGATGAGAACAAGATAAGCATTTTTATGGAAAAAGGCGCTGACTACGAGACAATTGTAAAAAAGCTATACTCACTTTAGAATAGGTCAAATCTTTCTTTCATTTTTTTCTTTACGTAAACCTTGCAAACAATCTTTATTATTTTCAGAACGTTTAAATTTCCGTTTTTAATAGAGATATGTAGGGGAAGGGAGGCCTTCTCAGCCTTTCTAGGACTGAGTGGGTGAAACTTGTTAGTTCAAAATGGAAAACAGCGTAGTAATAATCATCGAGGACGCTTAGATATTATCGCAGACATTCTAGAGGCTTCCCAAAATGGAACTCGCAAAACCTATTTTATGTATCGTTGCAATCTAAGTTTTAAACAGCTAAAATATTATTTGAGTTTTCTACTGAAGAAAGGGCTTATTTACACGGCTAACGAAGGTCGTCACCCTCAATCTGACCTGTTCAAAATAACTGATAAGGGCAAAGAATTTTTGAAGGCATACAAAGGCTTGAAAGCTCTCATGAAGTAGCTGCTTGTGATAAAAATTGCTGAACAGTCTTTTCAAGCTTTATCTTTCCATGTTCTTCATCTGCTATTATGAAACTGTATTTTCTAAGAAACGCGATTACTTGGTGCAGCTGTTTTTTATTGAGGTTCACTTCTTGTTGTATCTCTTTCAGTTGGTGCCATTCTCCATCGCTGAGCATCTCAAGAATTCTCGAAATTTTCGATGTCGTTGATATGTCCTCCAGCAGATACTATTTGGTTAAGATTTTTTGTTTAAATGCCTTATGAGGTTTTATTTCAGAATTTTTTTCTAGAAGATTATATTTCAAAGATGCCTACCGTTCATTTCGGCAAATGCTTTATCAAAAGCAGCCACAATAAACCATTGGAGAAACGCATTAGATGACGAAACAAATAGATTGGCTACAAATTCTTGTTGAATGCCGAAAAAACATAAAGAATCAGATAACTCCACTCCTTAAAATGTTAAACAAACCGCAACCAAACTTGGGACTAGGAGCCGGAGGAGACCCTATAAAACAGGTAGACCTTACGGCAGAAAATGCCATAATCACAACGTTTAAAGAATATGAAATCTCCTTCACTCTGATCAGCGAAGAATCGGGCATAAAAAAGTATGGAGAAAAACCAAACGAATATTTTGTGACCACTGACCCCATAGACGGCACAACAAACCTTATGCGCGGAATACCTTTCTATGCAACTTCAATTGCTGTTTCCACACGACCAACTCTGCGCACGGTGCATACGGCACTTGTAGTAGACCTTTTTCATGATATAACGTATACTGCACAAAGAGGAAAAGGTGCTCACCGCAATGACAAAAGAATAACGCCATCAAGAAACTACACGTTGGGAGAAGCGGTTATAGGCGTGGACTTAAACACTTATAAAGTGCCAAAGATAGCTCCACAGCTTTCTGGCTTGATACACAAAACAAAACACATACGCCACTTCGGAGCCAACGCCTTAGAAATATGCTACGTTGCAGATGGCACAACAGACGCCTTTATAGACATACGCGGAAAACTCCGCGCAACAGACATGGCCGCAGCATGGTTAATAATGGAAGAAGCAGGAGCAAAAATGACAACGCCCACTGGAAAACCTTTAAACATCAAGCTTCACCCCAAACAGAAAGTCGCCTTCATTGCAGCGGCAAATCCGAAAATCCACGCAACAATAATTGATTTAATAAAACCTCAAAAGGAAGCAAAATGATAACTCCATTATTGCCACATCCAGCGGCGTTAATAAAAACGCAAAGAACACGAACGATGGTAATTGCTGACCTGCATATAGGATGGGAAATGGCGCTCTCAGAAAAGGGGATACATGTCCCGACACAGACGCCAAAGCTTATGCAAAAACTGAAAAACCTCATATCTGCATATCAACCAAAAAAACTACTAGTTTTGGGCGATGTCAAACACACTATTGCTACTGCAGAAATGAGCGAGTGGCATGACATTCCCGACTTTTTTAATGAAATAAAAAAGCAAATACCAGAAATACTGGTAATCCGTGGTAACCACGACGGAAACTTGGAGCCATTATTGCCCGAGAACATAAAAATATTGCCTGCCACCGGAGTAATGTTGAATGAAATTGGTTTTTTCCATGGTCACCGATGGCCATCACCTGCTTTATTGAAGTGTAAAACATTAGTAATGGCGCATGTTCACCCAGTTGTAGCTCTTCGCGACCCAGCAGGATTCAGAATCACGAGACAAGTTTGGGTAAAGGCGGAGTGTAATAAGACTCAATTGGCTCAAGTTTTGTTGCAAAAAAGCAAAATAAAAATTGAAAAGAGCCCTGAAGAAACATTGTGGAAGCATTATAAGATCAAATCCAAAACTGTCCAGCTTTTCATAATGCCTTCATTTAATGATTTCTTAGGAGGCAAACCGCTGAATGAGAGAAAACTTTACGGAAAAACAGAATCTGAAAGAATCGTTGGTCCAGTTCTTCGTTCCGAAGCCGTTGACATGGAAAACGCGGAAACATATCTTCTCGATGGAACTTTTCTCGGAACTTTAAACCAACTCAAGATTCTAAGCTAAAGTAGGTTAGCACAAAATTTATACCAACGGCATAATTCACACTAACAAGGTGAAAAATATGCCGTCAGATGAAGACTATCCAGATTGGTTTAGAAGAAGACGCTCACCGTTTTTCAGAGGCTGGTTCTTTGAAGACATCGACAAAATGTTTCATGAAATGGAAAAAATGATGGAAGAAGAATTCAAAACTTTCACTTCCCGCGTCCCAAAAGACTACGTTAGAGAACGCAAACTTCCAGACGGCTCAACAGTTCGCGAACTAGGACCATTCGTGTATGGCTATAGCGTGAAAATAGGTCCAGATGGAAAACCGGAAATTCGAGAATTCGGAAACGTTAAACCAAGCCGCATGGGACCACAAGTTAAAGAAGAGCGCGAGCCACTTGTAGACATCATTGAAACCAACGGAGAAGTCCACGTTGTTGTCGAGCTTCCCGGAGTAGAGAAAAAAGACATAAAGCTTCATGGCACAGAAAGCACACTTACGATATCCGTTGACACTCCACAGCGCAAATACTACAAAGAAGTCGCGTTACCAGCAAAGGTGAAAGTGAAAGAAGCCAAAACAGAATACAAGAATGGAGTTTTAGAAGTCACACTGCCGAAAACCAAAGAAGAAAAGAAACCAAAAGGCGAGCCCATAAGCATCGACTGACACCCACATAGCCTGTGTTTGCATGGATGAAAACTCAGAAACTGACATACTAAACGCCATCTGTCAAGAAGCAAAAACTGAAGGCAAATTAACTGGCAAAAACCTCACAAAACTCTATGAAATCTTTGGTTCGCGTTTTACAAGAGCTTTTGAAGCTTTGAAAGAGAACAGAGTTAAAAAGTACATTTTCAAACCTAGCGGCAGAACGGTTTGGGTGGTTGTTGGAAAGGAACGCGATTATTTAATAATGCCCGAAGCTGATTTTTGCACGTGCGACGATTTTTACTTTCGCGTATTAGACAGAGAGGTTCACTTGTGTTACCATTTGATTGCGCAGAAGCTAGCTAAAATTTTGGATTGGTACGAAACCATAGAGGAGCATGACGAGCTTTACGATTCATTAATGAATGAGTGGAAAAAACTAACTCCTTAAATATTTAAACTCAAAATATGAAGGGTAAAGGAAGAAGTTTCATGGACATAGGAGCATACTTTGAAATACTCAA from Candidatus Bathyarchaeota archaeon A05DMB-5 includes:
- a CDS encoding fructose 1,6-bisphosphatase, with the protein product MTKQIDWLQILVECRKNIKNQITPLLKMLNKPQPNLGLGAGGDPIKQVDLTAENAIITTFKEYEISFTLISEESGIKKYGEKPNEYFVTTDPIDGTTNLMRGIPFYATSIAVSTRPTLRTVHTALVVDLFHDITYTAQRGKGAHRNDKRITPSRNYTLGEAVIGVDLNTYKVPKIAPQLSGLIHKTKHIRHFGANALEICYVADGTTDAFIDIRGKLRATDMAAAWLIMEEAGAKMTTPTGKPLNIKLHPKQKVAFIAAANPKIHATIIDLIKPQKEAK
- a CDS encoding GNAT family N-acetyltransferase — encoded protein: MSEKSQIRVRRARASDRAAVFKICEKTWSWGDYIPKVWDRWLKDKNSRVFVATINEIPVGITQLSIDKPHEVWLRGARTDPNYRRMGVATAITKKCLEYAKRKGVKVARLVTETDNIAAQAVLRKLGFQPIAEFAQMTTDNIAKAESKGAKWAGKDEAEAMWAYLQTSEIYRRAAGLYTLVYQWFSLEKQDLERFITQQKAIIHKNREGKVDGLMLIDDDTAREWRENSIQTCYIDGDHDTVLDMAKFLKNHCNMLGVKKIYAFTPNCKPVTTALEKLGFKMPDAISIVYEKKL
- a CDS encoding Hsp20/alpha crystallin family protein → MPSDEDYPDWFRRRRSPFFRGWFFEDIDKMFHEMEKMMEEEFKTFTSRVPKDYVRERKLPDGSTVRELGPFVYGYSVKIGPDGKPEIREFGNVKPSRMGPQVKEEREPLVDIIETNGEVHVVVELPGVEKKDIKLHGTESTLTISVDTPQRKYYKEVALPAKVKVKEAKTEYKNGVLEVTLPKTKEEKKPKGEPISID
- a CDS encoding metallophosphoesterase — its product is MITPLLPHPAALIKTQRTRTMVIADLHIGWEMALSEKGIHVPTQTPKLMQKLKNLISAYQPKKLLVLGDVKHTIATAEMSEWHDIPDFFNEIKKQIPEILVIRGNHDGNLEPLLPENIKILPATGVMLNEIGFFHGHRWPSPALLKCKTLVMAHVHPVVALRDPAGFRITRQVWVKAECNKTQLAQVLLQKSKIKIEKSPEETLWKHYKIKSKTVQLFIMPSFNDFLGGKPLNERKLYGKTESERIVGPVLRSEAVDMENAETYLLDGTFLGTLNQLKILS